A segment of the Siphonobacter curvatus genome:
TTCCAGTTTAACCTCAACTGGTATCCGGCCTATAGCTACTCCACGCTTCCCGCTGGCTATACCTACGAAACGATCCCCGCTCACTGGAAATCGATGCTTCAGAAAGTAACCCCGGTGGAAAAGGGAATTCCCTACGCTAAAAATATATACGTCCGGAATGTAAAAGTTACGAACGCCCAGACGGCTTTCGTCGCTACCGGACTGGAACAATCCTTATTAAAGAATTTTGTCTTTACCGAGAGTAGCATCCAAGCCCAGGAACTAGGCGTGATGGAGTACACGAGTGACTGGTATTTCGACCAGCTAAAACTATTCATCGGCAAGAAACAGCCCAAGAAGAAAACAGGTGGGGTTGAAGACGAGGAACGGCTCAAATAAGTAGCCTGCCCATCTTTTCTCTTAAAAACGTACGGCCTAAAAGTCGTGCGTTTTTTGTAAATACCTCTTTTGTTCGTCATTCCAGGCCATTTGCTTCCTGTTTGTTTTCCTTTTTAGCATTTCCCAAACGATTTCATCTTTTTTTTATTAAAAATTCATTTTGAAACTTAACAAAACCTTAAAACCGGTTTTTTTTCATTTTACACAAGTGATATACAGTTTTTGAAACCTTCAACAGACAGTTCTTGAAATTTTCTTTTCTTAATCAACGAAATAGAAACCTAGTTAGCTAATTATTAAATTTTCAAGATTAATTGTCTTTTATTAGGAATATAAAAAAGTTAACACTAAATTTAATTATTTCTTTAAATCTTAAGGATTCCAAATATTCTATGGCTAATCCGATTTTTAACCAATTATTTTTTGTAGTATCTTAGCAGACCAGTTTAAAATCTGTGGTCCTTTTCTCCCTTGATACAGGTTTTGTTCTGAGATTTTCCATCTGATTGCATTACCGAATTTTGAATTTTTACCGAGCAAACCGTTAGGAATATGTCTGACCAGCCTAACCAGCAACCTCTGGGCCTCTACCGCCCTGAATTTGAGCACGATGCCTGTGGCATTGGCTTCATTGCCAATATGAAAGGCCGCAAGTCGCACCGCACCGTCCGCGATGCCATCCAGATTCTGGAACGCATGGATCACCGGGGTGCCTGTGGATGTGATCCGAACTCCGGTGACGGAGCCGGCATTCTGCTGCAAATTCCCCACGAGTTTTTTCTGAAAGTATGTGCCAAGGAAGGCATTAGTCTACCCGCCGCCGGGGATTACGGTGTAGGGATGACGTTCTTTCCGAAAGATTCCGCCGTACGTCAGGAATGCAAGGAAGTTATTCATCGTCAGGCCTTAGAACTGGGCCTGGAAATTCTGGGTTACCGCGTCGTTCCCGTGAACAATGCGGATATTCAGGGAGCCGACTCCGGCAACTCCGAACCCCAGATGGAACAGTTGTTCATTCGCCGTCCGGCCCACCTGACGGGTGAACTGGATTTCGAACGGAAGCTGTACGTATTCCGTCAACTGGTGACGCGGGTCGTGAACGAAGCCGTACGGGGAGTGAATGAGAAGTTCTATTTCTCGTCGCTTTCGACGCGTACCATCATTTATAAGGGGATGCTCACGACGATGCAAACCCTGCCTTATTTCCTCGATTTACAGAATGAATCGGTGACTTCGGCTTTTGCCATCGTTCACAGCCGATTCTCTACCAATACGTTTCCCGAGTGGAAACTGGCTCAACCTTTCCGGTTCATTGCTCACAACGGTGAGATCAATACGGTTAAAGGAAATGTAAGCTGGTTCAAAGCCACGTCGGCCCTGTTTAAATCGGATGTTTTCTCCGACGAGGAACTGAAAATCATTCGTGAGGCTCTTTGTCCGGCGGGTCAGTCCGATTCGGCGAGCCTCGACAACGCCATTGAGTTATTGTACCTGGCGGGTCGCTCGTTGCCCCATGTGATGATGATGCTCATTCCCGAAGCCTGGGATGGCAACACGGAAATGGACCTGCAACGGAAAGCGTTCTACGAATACCATGCGGCCCTGATGGAGCCCTGGGATGGTCCGGCGTCGATCTCGTTTACCGACGGAAAAATCATCGGTGCTACCCTCGACCGGAATGGTCTGCGGCCGAGCCGTTTCTGGGTACTTGACGACGATACCGTGATCCTGTCTTCGGAAGCGGGGGTACTCGACATCGATCAGTCGAAAGTAGTTTCGAAAGGTCGTCTGCAACCCGGCCGTATGTTCGTAGTGGACATGGAGCAGGGTCGCATCATTCCCGACGAAGAGCTGAAATCCGAAATTTGTGCCGCTCAGCCCTATCAGAAATGGCTGAATAAGTACAAAATCACGCTGAACGACCTGCCCGAACCAAAAACGGAGTGGAATACGCCTTACGATAAGGAACTCATCACCAAGCAACAGGTATTCGGCATGACGTCGGAGGACATCCGGATGATCTTGACGCAGATGGTGGAAACGGGTAAGGAAGCACTCGGTTCGATGGGGGTAGATACGCCACTGGCGATTCTCTCCGATCAGAGCCAGCACCTGAGCCACTACTTCAAGCAATTGTTTGCCCAGGTAACCAACCCGCCCATTGACCCGATTCGGGAGCGTACGATCATGTCGTTGATCAGCTACGTGGGTGGTTACGGCAACATTCTGACGGAATCACCGGAACACTGTAAAGTGCTGGAATTACGTCAGCCCGTGCTGGACAATACGCAGCTGGAAAAAATCCGGAACATTGATACCCGGCATTTCACCAACAAAACGGTATATACGACCTTCCGGGCTAGCGGCGGTGTAGGTGCCCTGAAAAAAGCCCTCAAACGCATTTGCGAAGACGCGGAATATGCCGTTAATGACGATTACCAGATCATTACGCTTTCCGATCGTGGCGTGGATTCCAACCACGCTCCCATCCCCTCGTTGCTGGCTACCTCAGCCGTCCACCAGCACCTGAGCCGCAAAGGTTTACGGGCCAAAGTGGGTTTGATCGTAGAAGCGGGTGACGTCTGGGAAACGCACCACTTTGCCACCCTGATCGGTTTTGGGGCGGCGGCGGTGAACCCGTATATGGCCTTCGAAACGATTTCGAACATGCGGGAGAAAAACCTCGTATCGGTTCCCTACGATTTCGACAAGCTTTGCCAGAATTATATCAAGGCAGTGAACGGTGAGTTGCTCAAGATCTTCTCGAAAATGGGCATTTCCACGCTTCAGAGTTACCAGGGAGCTCAGATTTTCGAAGCTCTGGGTATTACGAAAGAAGTGGTGGATGAATACTTCACCGGAACGGTTACGCGGATTGGCGGTCTGAACCTGGACGGTATTCAAACTGAAGTACTGATTCGTCACCATCAGGCGTTCCCGGAGGCTCACGTGGGCAATCCGCGTCTGGAAGTGGGTGGCGTGTACCAGTGGAAGCACCGCGGTGAATTCCACCTCTTCAACCCTGAAACGGTTCACGCCCTTCAGCAATCGACGAAGAAGAACGACTTCGAGTTGTTCAAGAAATATACCAAAGCCATCGACGATCAGACCCAGAAAACGGCCACTTTACGCGGCCTGCTGGATCTGAAACTGTTGCCCCAATCCGAATGGCTGAAAGACGAAGAAGTTGAATCCATTCAGAGCATCATGACGCGGTTTGCGACGGGTGCCATGTCCTTTGGTTCCATTTCCTGGGAAGCTCACTCCACGCTGGCCATTGCCATGAACCGGATCGGCGGTAAGTCAAATACGGGCGAAGGCGGTGAAGATCCGAAGCGTTTCTATACGGTACTGCCCAATGGTGATTCGATGAACTCGGCCATTAAGCAAGTAGCCTCTGGACGTTTCGGGGTGACGATGGAATACCTGACGAACGCTCAGGAGTTACAAATTAAAATGGCTCAGGGGGCCAAGCCCGGTGAGGGTGGTCAGCTGCCCGGTCATAAAGTAGATGCCTGGATTGGAAAAACGCGTCACTCGACGCCCGGCGTAGGTCTGATTTCGCCCCCGCCCCACCACGATATTTACTCGATTGAAGATTTAGCCCAGCTGATTTTCGATTTGAAGAATGCGAACCGTAAGGCTCGTATCTCGGTAAAACTGGTATCAGAAGCGGGTGTAGGTACCGTAGCTACGGGTGTAGCGAAAGCTCACGCCGATCATATCCTGATTGCGGGTCACGATGGCGGTACGGGAGCTTCTCCCCTGTCGTCGATTCGTCACGCGGGTCTGCCCTGGGAACTGGGTCTGGCCGAAACGCACCAGACGCTGGTACGCAACCGCTTACGGGGTCGCGTCACCATTCAGACGGATGGTCAGCTGAAAACGGGTCGTGATATTGTTATTGCAGCCCTGCTTGGAGCCGAAGAATTCGGCGTTGCCACAGCTGCTCTGGTTACGATGGGTTGTATCATGATGCGGAAGTGTCACCTGAATACCTGCCCGGTGGGCGTTGCCACGCAGAATCCGGACTTACGGGCTCTGTTCACGGGCGATGCTGATCACGTGGTGAACCTGTTCCAATTCCTGGCGAACGAAGTGCGTGAGTACATGCGGAAGCTTGGTTTCCGGACCATCAACGAAATGGTGGGTCACGTGGAGCGTCTGAAAGTACGCGAAGGCGTTCAGAACTGGAAAGCCAAATCGGTGAATCTGGGAGCCATTCTGTACCGCGATCCGATGTACGATACCGAGCCGATGGTGAAAGTAGAAGAGCAGGATCACGGACTGGACGTACAGCTCGACTGGGCCATGATTGAAAAAGCCAAAGCGGCTCTGGAAAATCAGGAAAAGGTAACGGGCGAATTCCCCATCATCAACGTGAACCGGACGGTAGGTACCATGCTTTCCAACGAAATCACGAAGGTGTACAAGGCCAAAGGTTTGCCCGCCGGAACGATTCACTTCAAATTCCGGGGTACGGCCGGACAAAGCTTCGGAGCGTTTGGTACCCACGGGATGCGACTGGAACTCGAAGGCGATGCCAACGATTACGTAGGCAAAGGTCTTTGCGGTACGGAGCTGATCATTTACCCCGACCGTAACATCAAACCCGACTTTATTCCTTCCCAGAATAGTATCGTTGGTAACGTGTGCTTCTACGGAGCCACTTCCGGCGAAGCGTACATCCGCGGTATGGCTGGCGAACGTTTCGGCGTACGGAACTCGGGTGCCAAAGTAGTCGTCGAAGGCATCGGTGACCACGGTTGCGAGTATATGACAGGTGGTTTAGTAATCATTCTGGGTAATACCGGACGTAACTTCGGTGCGGGTATGAGTGGCGGTGTCGCGTACATCTGGGATAAAAACGGTGATTTTGCTGACAAGGTCAATCCGGAAATGATTGCTCTGGAAAAACTCAGCAGCGAAGATCATAACATCGTTCGGATGTACGTTGAGAAACACCAGTCGCACACACAATCGAAAGTAGCAACCATCGTACTCGATAACTGGGATACCATTGCCGATCAGTTTGTGAAGGTGATGCCGACCGACTTTAAGCAGGCTCTGGCCAACAAAGGCATTGCCCTGAGCGATCAGATTGCGAACAAAGAAGTCGTATACGGTGACTTTGTAGCAGACGTGCTGGTAAAATAATGATTCGGGAGGGTTCCCGCCCCTGGGAATCCTCTCTATTCTCCCCTTTCAAGTTTTCCAATTCGATCATTCGTACTGCCTTCGGGTAGTCATCATTCATACGTACAATGGGCAAACCAACTGGTTTTCTAGAATTTACGCGAGAATTACCTAGCAAACGTCCGGTAGCTGAGCGTAAACTCGATTACAAGGAAATTGACATTGATCTGTCTTTTGAACAAGTACAGACCCACAATGCAGCCCGCTGCATGGACTGCGGTATCCCTTTTTGTCACAACGGCTGTCCGCTGGGAAACATCATCCCGGAATTCAACGACGCCGTGTACGAAAACAACTGGGGTCTGGCTTACGAAATTCTGAGCTCGACCAACAACTTCCCGGAATTTACGGGTCGTATTTGTCCGGCTCCCTGCGAGGCTTCCTGCGTACTGGGCATCAACAAGCCCCCCGTTACGATTGAGTACATCGAGAAATCCATCATCGAGTACGCCTTCCTGAACGGTTACGTGAAGCCCCTGCAAATTGATGAGAAAGACCGTACGGGTAAGAAAGTAGCCGTCATCGGTGGCGGACCTGCGGGTCTGGCTGCGGCGGCTCAGCTCAACAAAGCGGGTCACTGGGTCACCGTTTACGAACGGGCCGATCAGGTGGGTGGCTTGTTACGTTACGGCATCCCCGATTTCAAACTCGAAAAATGGACCATCGATCGCCGCGTGGAAGTGATGAAAGCGGAAGGCATCACCTTCAAAACGGGCGTCAACGTGGGCGAGGATATTTCCGGCTCGGAACTGCTCGATCAGTATGATCTGGTCATGCTTTCGGGCGGCTCGACCGTGGCCCGGGGTATTAACAAAACCTGGGATGGTAAGGATGTAATTGGTTGGGATACGTACCTGAACAAAGGCGTACACCCGGCGATGGAATTCCTGAGTCAGCAAAACAAGCGGAATGCCAACATTGACCGTGTCTACGATCATCGCGGCATGCACTACAAAAATGGAGAATTGCTTGCGACGGGTAAACACGTGGTCGTGATTGGCGGTGGCGATACGGGTTCTGACTGTATCGGTACATCCAATCGTCATTCGGCGGCTTCGGTTACGCAGGTAGAAGTAATGCCCGAACCTCCGAAAGAACGTCACCCGGGTACGCCCTGGCCCTTATGGCCGAACATGAAACGGACCAGCACCTCACACGATGAAGGTTGCGAACGTTTCTGGAGTATTTCCGTGAAAGAATTTATCGGTGACGGTGACAAACTGACGCACCTGCGTATTGCCGATATCGTCTTGACAGTAGTGGATGGCAAAGCACAGAACGTAGAACAGAACGAACGCGTGGTTCCCTGCGATCTCGCTCTGATTGCCGCGGGCTTCCTCCACCCCCAACGCGAAGGTCTGTTGTCGCAACTGGCTGAACAGGGACTGGAATTTGACAACCGCGGCAACGTACTTTCGGATGATTATCAAACGGGTATCGACAAAGTATTCGTAGCGGGTGATATGCGTCGCGGACAGTCGCTAGTGGTATGGGCCATCAGTGAAGGTCGCGAAGCCGCCCGGGCCGCTGACTGCTACCTCAACGGTGGAACTTCGAAACTGGAGGCAAAAGCCAAGTCGATGTTTGCGGTGGTGTAAATAAGATTTTAGTAATGAAGAAAAGCCCTCCGACATATTCTATCGGAGGGCTTTTCTTTGTACATATGATCCTATCAAAAGGGTATCGGCGGTTGTCGCGTAAAGAGAAGCTTCGTTCGCAGGTAAGGTACCAAGGCAATCGCTAGCATGGTTACGCCAATGACAGCGGCCACAATCAGGTAATAATCCATCGAGTAGCGAAGCTGGGTTTGCAGATCTACCGTTTGACCCAACAGCTTGCTCGCGGCCAGACTGGCCTGATCCCCCGCCATACCTTGGTGCATCAGCGTTTCCCTGTACTGGGCTAAGCGTTGCAGCGTATACGGGTTGGTGGCAGTTACCTCATCCTGTAAACGATGGTAGTGCAGACTTTTTGAAAACAGGCGGGTGAAATTCAAAATCCCCATACTTAAACTAAAACCCGTAAATCGCACGAGAATCCCCACCGCCGAAGCTGAACTACTGATCGACGCCGGTACGGCCGATACGTAGAAGTTAATGATTGGGACCATCAGGGTGGCAGCCCCTAGTCCCTGAAAAAACAGCGGAATGACGTAATAAACCGGTTCGGCTTGATTGGAAAACAAACTGTACATCCAGACGTGGAAAACGCCCAGAAAGGCAAAGCCCGTCAGTAAAATCAGTCGCAGGCTTTTTTTAAGAATGACGAATCGAGATACGACCAGTGACCCCACGGCAATACCCGCCATATTGACCAACATCAGTTCAGAAACGTGAATCGGGTCCATTTTCAATACGGTGGCAAAATACGTCGAGCTTAAACCCAAGGCCCCCCGGCATACGTAAAACACCAGCAGGAGGAGCAGCCCTAGTACGAACGACGAGCTTTTAAAGACGCTCAGATTGATATACGGACGTTTCAATGACCGTTGCCGTAAGATAAACAAGGTTGTTAAAGCCATACTTCCGAGCAGACAGAACCAGATCCTGGGTGAATCCAACCCATTTTCCTGTTGCCCGTATACCATCATGTACGCCCACATCAGCAAGGCCGGAACCATCAGTACGAAACTGATCCATTCCACCTGATACAGGGGGATGTGGCGTTTTAATCGGACGTGGTTCATAATCAGCAATAGCAGGATTGCTCCGGGCAGCTGCATATAAATCATGAGTTTGTACAAGGCGTTGAATTCCAGGTACTGCAACGCCCAGGAAACCACCAGCGACGACAACGGAGCCGAGACCAGCAGCAGTCCGTAAAACACGGTATAACCCATGATACGAACCCGCTCCGTACGCATCCGCGAGAAAATCAGGTTCATGGAAGTAGCGATAATCCCACTGATACAGATTCCCTGGAAAAACCGAAGGACAAAAAGAATTTGTGGATGACGAACCTGGTACAGGGCCAGGTTAATTAAAATCGTCAGCAAAAGTCCGAGCAGGAAGTAATGTTTCGCCGCAAAGTAGCTGACCAGCCGTTGTTCGAGCGAAAAGAAACTCGCTAGTGCCACGTAATACACCAGAATGGAAAACTGCACGTCAGCGGGCTCAATGCCGTAATACCCGACGGTTTCATTGACGTTTCCGGCGTATAGACCTAGCAGAAATAGCCCCGGCATCAGTACGATGAACAGCGTAGCCCGAATGAACCACTCGGGTACCCAGCGT
Coding sequences within it:
- the gltB gene encoding glutamate synthase large subunit — its product is MSDQPNQQPLGLYRPEFEHDACGIGFIANMKGRKSHRTVRDAIQILERMDHRGACGCDPNSGDGAGILLQIPHEFFLKVCAKEGISLPAAGDYGVGMTFFPKDSAVRQECKEVIHRQALELGLEILGYRVVPVNNADIQGADSGNSEPQMEQLFIRRPAHLTGELDFERKLYVFRQLVTRVVNEAVRGVNEKFYFSSLSTRTIIYKGMLTTMQTLPYFLDLQNESVTSAFAIVHSRFSTNTFPEWKLAQPFRFIAHNGEINTVKGNVSWFKATSALFKSDVFSDEELKIIREALCPAGQSDSASLDNAIELLYLAGRSLPHVMMMLIPEAWDGNTEMDLQRKAFYEYHAALMEPWDGPASISFTDGKIIGATLDRNGLRPSRFWVLDDDTVILSSEAGVLDIDQSKVVSKGRLQPGRMFVVDMEQGRIIPDEELKSEICAAQPYQKWLNKYKITLNDLPEPKTEWNTPYDKELITKQQVFGMTSEDIRMILTQMVETGKEALGSMGVDTPLAILSDQSQHLSHYFKQLFAQVTNPPIDPIRERTIMSLISYVGGYGNILTESPEHCKVLELRQPVLDNTQLEKIRNIDTRHFTNKTVYTTFRASGGVGALKKALKRICEDAEYAVNDDYQIITLSDRGVDSNHAPIPSLLATSAVHQHLSRKGLRAKVGLIVEAGDVWETHHFATLIGFGAAAVNPYMAFETISNMREKNLVSVPYDFDKLCQNYIKAVNGELLKIFSKMGISTLQSYQGAQIFEALGITKEVVDEYFTGTVTRIGGLNLDGIQTEVLIRHHQAFPEAHVGNPRLEVGGVYQWKHRGEFHLFNPETVHALQQSTKKNDFELFKKYTKAIDDQTQKTATLRGLLDLKLLPQSEWLKDEEVESIQSIMTRFATGAMSFGSISWEAHSTLAIAMNRIGGKSNTGEGGEDPKRFYTVLPNGDSMNSAIKQVASGRFGVTMEYLTNAQELQIKMAQGAKPGEGGQLPGHKVDAWIGKTRHSTPGVGLISPPPHHDIYSIEDLAQLIFDLKNANRKARISVKLVSEAGVGTVATGVAKAHADHILIAGHDGGTGASPLSSIRHAGLPWELGLAETHQTLVRNRLRGRVTIQTDGQLKTGRDIVIAALLGAEEFGVATAALVTMGCIMMRKCHLNTCPVGVATQNPDLRALFTGDADHVVNLFQFLANEVREYMRKLGFRTINEMVGHVERLKVREGVQNWKAKSVNLGAILYRDPMYDTEPMVKVEEQDHGLDVQLDWAMIEKAKAALENQEKVTGEFPIINVNRTVGTMLSNEITKVYKAKGLPAGTIHFKFRGTAGQSFGAFGTHGMRLELEGDANDYVGKGLCGTELIIYPDRNIKPDFIPSQNSIVGNVCFYGATSGEAYIRGMAGERFGVRNSGAKVVVEGIGDHGCEYMTGGLVIILGNTGRNFGAGMSGGVAYIWDKNGDFADKVNPEMIALEKLSSEDHNIVRMYVEKHQSHTQSKVATIVLDNWDTIADQFVKVMPTDFKQALANKGIALSDQIANKEVVYGDFVADVLVK
- a CDS encoding glutamate synthase subunit beta translates to MGKPTGFLEFTRELPSKRPVAERKLDYKEIDIDLSFEQVQTHNAARCMDCGIPFCHNGCPLGNIIPEFNDAVYENNWGLAYEILSSTNNFPEFTGRICPAPCEASCVLGINKPPVTIEYIEKSIIEYAFLNGYVKPLQIDEKDRTGKKVAVIGGGPAGLAAAAQLNKAGHWVTVYERADQVGGLLRYGIPDFKLEKWTIDRRVEVMKAEGITFKTGVNVGEDISGSELLDQYDLVMLSGGSTVARGINKTWDGKDVIGWDTYLNKGVHPAMEFLSQQNKRNANIDRVYDHRGMHYKNGELLATGKHVVVIGGGDTGSDCIGTSNRHSAASVTQVEVMPEPPKERHPGTPWPLWPNMKRTSTSHDEGCERFWSISVKEFIGDGDKLTHLRIADIVLTVVDGKAQNVEQNERVVPCDLALIAAGFLHPQREGLLSQLAEQGLEFDNRGNVLSDDYQTGIDKVFVAGDMRRGQSLVVWAISEGREAARAADCYLNGGTSKLEAKAKSMFAVV
- a CDS encoding MFS transporter, with the protein product METLPIFKRWVPEWFIRATLFIVLMPGLFLLGLYAGNVNETVGYYGIEPADVQFSILVYYVALASFFSLEQRLVSYFAAKHYFLLGLLLTILINLALYQVRHPQILFVLRFFQGICISGIIATSMNLIFSRMRTERVRIMGYTVFYGLLLVSAPLSSLVVSWALQYLEFNALYKLMIYMQLPGAILLLLIMNHVRLKRHIPLYQVEWISFVLMVPALLMWAYMMVYGQQENGLDSPRIWFCLLGSMALTTLFILRQRSLKRPYINLSVFKSSSFVLGLLLLLVFYVCRGALGLSSTYFATVLKMDPIHVSELMLVNMAGIAVGSLVVSRFVILKKSLRLILLTGFAFLGVFHVWMYSLFSNQAEPVYYVIPLFFQGLGAATLMVPIINFYVSAVPASISSSASAVGILVRFTGFSLSMGILNFTRLFSKSLHYHRLQDEVTATNPYTLQRLAQYRETLMHQGMAGDQASLAASKLLGQTVDLQTQLRYSMDYYLIVAAVIGVTMLAIALVPYLRTKLLFTRQPPIPF